The window CAAAAATTTAGACGGCATCTGTCTTTTATGGCAAAGCTTAACCGATATAATACTTAAATTAAATACGTTAAGGGGAGAAGCTGAAGCTGCAGGTTTTAGTATTAATGCTCCTAAGACCAAGAAGAAGAGATTGAATGCAGCAAATATAGACCAGCCTTGGAATGTTCGAGATGAAAGCGGTAGACGGTAGTCGACGCTTTTTTATATCTAGGAAGTGTAATAACGGATTGAGGGTCTCCAGATGATGTTAAAAGTTGTATTAGAAAGGTAGACGCTCCATTTTTTCAGCTCTAGCTTATCTGGGGCAACAAATATATCCCCAAAATGTCAAGCTTTGCATCTCCAACGTTAAGACGATGCTGTCAAATCTAGTGGGACCTGGAAAGTTGATAGAAAAATATAACCACAGCTCCAGCATTTATAAATCGTTATTTCTGACGAAAGATAAATATTTGGTAGCCGAAAACCATTCAAAACGAAGAATTGTGGATGCAGCAAACTAGTGCTGAAATGCAGATAAGCGAACGGCAGTCGAGGTGGCCTGATCATACTCTTAGAAAACCAGATATTGCTGTTAAAAAGAAAGCTTTGAGCTGAAATCCTCAAGAGAAGGTGAGAAGGTGAGGTAGGTGTAGTGGTATCTAGAAAAGTAGCATTGGTAAGGAAGCATGAAGCATTGGCAAGACTTAGCGCAAGCTGGGAAAGCTGGACTTAAACTTTTGGATGCCTTATGCTCCTCAGTTATTTTTGATCCACTAAAATCATTGAAAAGTACTTCTGCCTGAAAGAGATCTTTTGAAGATAGTACTTCAATTGCCTGAGATTGCTCATTCGTGGTTTTAATTCATTTCTTGATATACTTTTGCCACTAATTTTTCAGTTATAACAAGtcataataaactttttaaatattttattacaaatcaCATCTTTGAAATATACTAATATGGCAGTGCTAAAAAGTACAAAAATTagagtataatattaaaaaagaatttaatttttttctacaaTTGAAAGAATTCGTTTCTTTTATGTATCTGTTGGTATAAATAATTTTGCAACGTCCGTTTCTACTATATATTTTTACATCTAAATAATTAGGGACTGGAATACTCGTGATCAGAGGCCGAACCGGAATCTACACGTCCATAGTACGTATTACAATTTTGACACTAGAAACATcactatatttatatattaaataatttgtgACGTATAGTTTCTGGTTCCGCCCGACGGGTTTTCCCTAATAAAGAGAAAAGTATACATCCTTACAATACTGTCTTATTTCGTAATTATATACATACTTTTTCGTATAACAATTATAATCACTTGAGATTCTTGTAATTCCGCAATGAATATACATACTAAACACTACATTTTATTACTATTGGTTTGAATTTACGATATGATAACATCACAAAATGCCGCTCAAAGCGACTGCCTTCAAGACTATCTTCACTTTTACAAAATAGGAATGTTTCTCAGAAATGAACACTATTTACACATATTTACTAGATAACTGTTTGGCTAGCTCCGTGTACTTAAGAAACTTCGAGTGCGGGCTCTCTTCAAAACCACCTGGAGCGGGGGGGCTCTTGGCGCCCGCGGAAGCTGAGCCGCTGGACACGCTAGGAGGCATCACAGTGGTACTTTTTAGCGGTACGCCGGCACTGGAAGACCCGGAGGGTTGGGAAGTCTTTAGGGCTACAGGATCAGGTATCACGCCATCTTTCACAAAGTGCATCTTGGACAGATGGTGTCGGTAGGCTCCTTTGGAAATAAAGGGAGTGTCACAAAAAGCACACTTCATGATGGAATCAGACGTCATCACAGCATCGTTACAAGCCCAGCTGAAGGCTAAAATTGCACCTGGAGTCGTACCGCTGGCTGTCGTAGTACTGTTTGCATTTCCAGATGGATTAACGACGGTCGCTGAGGAATGACTCCTGTTATTTGTGTGAGTTTCAGTCTTATCGCAAAGCTTTTGCAAAGCTGCTAAAGGGTGGCTAGATCCTCGCTTATTTCCCGTTTGGCCCGAATCATTGGCCGAGCTGGAGCCAGATAAACTATCGAACATTGAACTTAGGGCACCTAAGCTGCCTCCCGGTTGTTTTCTATCACCGTTCGTACTTCTAGGCGTACCAGACCTCTCACTACTAGCTGGACTTCCCGTTGAATTTCTACAAGGACTGTTAGGTTGTCCAGACTCAGATGGTTGACGAGGACTGGTAACGGGTGTCCGTCTTTTCTCGTCCTCTTCTTTAGAAATATCACCGTTACTATGGAAACTACTACGATCCTCTTCTTCAGCTTCGTTGACTTCGCGTTTGACTTTAACTTCCGGAAAATTATCACTTCGCGtccgttcttcttcttctacctCCTTTTTAACTATAACCTGTTCGTTTTCTGTATCATTGGCACTATTAAGTTTCTCGGCAAACGGAGACCTCTCTCTTTTGATATCGGGTGTGGATCTAGGTGTACTAGTCATAGGTATTCCAGGCGGTTCCATTTTTCTTTCAGGAGTAAGAGAATCGACTCTACTGCTGCCCCTTTCAGACATCGAGCTTGACTCACTTCCACTTCTTTCCCGCCGTCCGTACATTTGATTTTGTTGCTGATGGTGGTAGTTTCGTAACAGATTCATTGTTTGGGCATCGACTAGAGGTTTTGTGTAGTCAACACTTTCGTCTATACCCAGTCTTTTTAATATACTGCTACCCATTGGTGCTTGAGAAGGCCCGTGGCCAGGAAAGTTAGCACTTTGCCTTGATCGTGAGTCAAAACTCTTTTCAATCAGTTTCTCAATTGCATTTAATACTGAAGGTGACGAAACGTTATTATTCTCAGGCGTTACTGCTTCTTTGGCACTAACGTCGCTAACGGAGGGAGATCTTTGTTGAGGTGAAGGGGATTTATCTGAAGGAGTTTTTAGTTTTTCTCTATTTGGACTTTCAGGGGGTAAAATACTACTGGACATTAAAGCGTTTTTCAAAAAGTTCCTTTGGTTACTAGTCATACCTCCGACGCACTGTCGAATGTGATCTACAAATAGGGACGTTTCAATCTTATTGCCACACTTTTCACACGTGATCCTACCAGCTCCAGTAGAATCTCTCATCTTTTCTAAAATACCACCACTATCCCCATTTTTGAACTCGTGTTGTGCTCGCTCTAACTCTAACAACTTCCTTACTGGTAAAGATTTTTTTCGTTTCTCTCTAGTTTGTCTCCGCCTACCTCCACTCTCCGTTATTGACCTCATAATATGTTCTTTGTAGTGTGAATTCTTCACCATGTGGTTGCTAAGTTCCTTTAACGAACTGAAAGCTTGATCACAAACCTTGCACGTAAGAACAGCACTCACGTGACTGCTAGTTGCACCGGGTGGAGGATTTGGTCCACCAGCAGAACTACCTCCTCCCCCACCACCCTTTGGATCATCAGTGGATCTCCAAGAAATTATCTGTTCTTGGGAGATAATGTTGGTATAATGCTGCGTTTGTTGCATATGGTTAGTCATTTCTGCTAATGATCGAAAACTTTGTCCGCACCACATACATTTTAGAATTTGTCTAGTTTGTTCAGCACCTTTTCCTAACCATACGTCCTGGCCTCTGACCAATTTTCTCGGCAAAGGCATTGTTTCTTTGATTAACATGTTAAGATCATTCTGATTTGGCTTTGTAGAATTTGTAGAAGAAGAACTAGTATTAGTATTCGAAGGAGAGGAAATAGGAGGCTGAGGAATAAGATTACTTGATTGCATTGAAGGGACGGGAACATTAACACCACAATGTTTGGCCTCTTTCATGTGAGTCGTCATTGCCGCTAGACTCGGGAAGCTCTGTTTGCACCACACGCATTTGAGTACATCTTTGGCTTGTTCAGCACCTTTGTTCAACCAATGAGATTGCCAAGCGCTGTGTCTGTTGCTCGCTGAATTAACTGGAGCTGCATTTGCTATAGTTCTGAAAAGGTCTTCACCACCAAGCTTGCTTAATTCGCTCATCTTCTCTAGAGCTTTAGTAGCCTCGTTGGGAGCTGAAGGTACGTGTTTCATTTTACCGTTCCAAAGATCGGCAGAATTATTTTTTGGAGATAATCCAGCCGCAGCTACTGCTGCTGCAAAATACGGCAAATGAGACGCACCAATATTTGGTGGCCACTGCGGAAGCGTTGGCTTAAACTCAGTCCTCTGCTTCCTGGGCAACGGTTGCGTCATTACTTCTTCTGATATACGCTTTCGACTGCTCACTGATAAGTCCAAAGGAGCTCCTGTTTCTCCCGCTAATGGAGAACTTGGTTTTCCAAAGTTAACATCGGAATCGCTATCACCAGTATCACTTTTATTATGACTTCTTTTGCTAAAGTCCAAAATACCATCACCAGTAGGCGACTGCATAGGCTGATCTACCGGAGAATGATTGAATGCTCCTGGCGGTGATGAGGAAGACGATATCAACGGAGAAATAGGAGCCCTAGGAAAGCTCGGCGGTAGCGGCGATGTCATCATCAGCCGATGAGACTGTTGAGCGACTGCAGCAGCAGCATTCAAATACGCAGCCATGGCGGCTGACTGCGGTGGCAAAAAGGCTGCTGCACCAGGTATCGTCGGTGGAAGGGCGACTCCCACGGGACTTAGAGACGTGCCCAAAGGGATACCTCGAAGCAAAGCTGCTCGTTCGGTCATCATCTCTGAGTCGCCGAGTGGAGACCGGGGATGAGATGGGGATTCTGCAGAATCACGAGAGTTGCAGCGAGGCGGAGAATTCCTGAAACAACAGAAGACGGCATTAGTATATTTAAACATTGTTTTTTGAGTACGTTCAAgaaatattgtaatatattttcttttataccAGTAAGATAGCATTTAATTAATTTTGCTTTTTGCTTTGCagtaaaataacaaaatatttacatttaattttgATATAAACGTTCTAGAACATTTAGAGTTACTTGTAGTGCATATGATGTATTCACAAATATTCCAACGTGACTCAAAACATAAAGCACCGTTTGTttactttcttttttctttaaatttcttattaacGTATAAAATATACTGTATTTTGCAGTAAATTTTTACAACACGCCGTGAATCATGGTGTTGTATGTATGTTGCTTATTAAAATATCCGGTTCGTTATTTCAAGTCTGTGAATCAAAACAAAACGATCGTATATTAATCACCATTGACAGATTTCGCAAAATATTGATACTTCATTGGCTTTCTCAAAATAAACGCGTTCCATTAAGCGGATGACATGTCGGAGATTTGATCAAACTGGAGAGAAAAGTTGTGTAACCTACTTAATACTGATTTTATTAAGGAACTTTTTAAAGATCTTAATTTATTTGCCATCTGCTAATTTAGATACAATAAACAAATAAGcgaaaaaagtatatatatatatacataaaagaataaacacaataaaaacacaataaaaacaaaaaatgcaaTTGCAATCATTTGAAACAAGGAGGTAGTTTAGTTTAAGCACAGTACTTTGTATAAATGTAATATataagatagtgaaagaatgttaGAGAACCTTTACAAAATACTAATGAGAtgaatacaaataataaattcagAGATATGtgtatatgcagatgacatatgcagatgacaaacccgataatatgcataggtgacgatcgcataaaacgcgtgaaaacttttaaataccttggcaccacaatcaatgaccaatcggatccacaacaagagataaaaacccgaatacaaatggcaagacaagcttttgtgaaattcagaccgctcctatgtaatcaaaaccttaatttcgaaatacgctacagaatggtctaGTGCtgcatatggtccatcttgctttatggcatggaaacgtggactttgaaaaaaacatctatcaacaaacttgaagcatttgaaatgtggtcattgagaagaatgatgcgcataccttgggtggatagagttcgaaacgatgacgtccttaagagagccggcgtggaaagagaactctttgaattaatttaaaaacgcaagattggttaccttgggcacatattgagaggagcaaaatatgaaataccacagttaatcctacaagggaagatcgtaGGAGagggtaggagaggagccggccgtaaacaaatatcctggttaaggaatattaaagaatggacaggaatacacaatacagacgagctgtgtcacgccgccaagaacagaattctagtaatgagatagtcgcctacgcactttggtgtatggcattttaagaagaagaagaagatgacatGGTACTATTTGCTGAAACATCAAAAAAATTGAAGTACAATTTAGCATACAAACACATACTAATACCTTGGAAAAGTAATAAATAACCAAGGAAGTATCTAGGACGATTTCAACAACATACTACAAAGTACAGGAAAACTATTTCATGAACTAAATAGAGAATTACTTAACAACAAACAAATATCAAGAAAACCGAAAATGTTAATATATGAAACAATATATAGGCCGATATTGACATATAGAGCAAAAAAATGGatttaaatcaaaaaatatcaGTAGGATAAAAGCAGAGGAGATGGACCACCTCAGAAAATCGATAGGAGCAAGAAGTACAGACTTAGAGACGAAAAAAGAAGAAACAG is drawn from Diabrotica undecimpunctata isolate CICGRU chromosome 5, icDiaUnde3, whole genome shotgun sequence and contains these coding sequences:
- the tio gene encoding protein tiptop, with the protein product MRSKSVPVNIFIRKINTFLGEGGEEGSPEEGEKLEGDDDLESMTPTSAASPAQNEDEVSSPPPGDILSPHSPRSPVEDTRICRNSPPRCNSRDSAESPSHPRSPLGDSEMMTERAALLRGIPLGTSLSPVGVALPPTIPGAAAFLPPQSAAMAAYLNAAAAVAQQSHRLMMTSPLPPSFPRAPISPLISSSSSPPGAFNHSPVDQPMQSPTGDGILDFSKRSHNKSDTGDSDSDVNFGKPSSPLAGETGAPLDLSVSSRKRISEEVMTQPLPRKQRTEFKPTLPQWPPNIGASHLPYFAAAVAAAGLSPKNNSADLWNGKMKHVPSAPNEATKALEKMSELSKLGGEDLFRTIANAAPVNSASNRHSAWQSHWLNKGAEQAKDVLKCVWCKQSFPSLAAMTTHMKEAKHCGVNVPVPSMQSSNLIPQPPISSPSNTNTSSSSTNSTKPNQNDLNMLIKETMPLPRKLVRGQDVWLGKGAEQTRQILKCMWCGQSFRSLAEMTNHMQQTQHYTNIISQEQIISWRSTDDPKGGGGGGSSAGGPNPPPGATSSHVSAVLTCKVCDQAFSSLKELSNHMVKNSHYKEHIMRSITESGGRRRQTREKRKKSLPVRKLLELERAQHEFKNGDSGGILEKMRDSTGAGRITCEKCGNKIETSLFVDHIRQCVGGMTSNQRNFLKNALMSSSILPPESPNREKLKTPSDKSPSPQQRSPSVSDVSAKEAVTPENNNVSSPSVLNAIEKLIEKSFDSRSRQSANFPGHGPSQAPMGSSILKRLGIDESVDYTKPLVDAQTMNLLRNYHHQQQNQMYGRRERSGSESSSMSERGSSRVDSLTPERKMEPPGIPMTSTPRSTPDIKRERSPFAEKLNSANDTENEQVIVKKEVEEEERTRSDNFPEVKVKREVNEAEEEDRSSFHSNGDISKEEDEKRRTPVTSPRQPSESGQPNSPCRNSTGSPASSERSGTPRSTNGDRKQPGGSLGALSSMFDSLSGSSSANDSGQTGNKRGSSHPLAALQKLCDKTETHTNNRSHSSATVVNPSGNANSTTTASGTTPGAILAFSWACNDAVMTSDSIMKCAFCDTPFISKGAYRHHLSKMHFVKDGVIPDPVALKTSQPSGSSSAGVPLKSTTVMPPSVSSGSASAGAKSPPAPGGFEESPHSKFLKYTELAKQLSSKYV